The DNA segment AGTCCGCCTAAATGAGCGGTTTTCTCATCGTCCATCACTCCACCAGCACCACACCCTCAAGCTCCAGCGCCCGCCCGCGCTTGACGGGCGTAAACGGGGTGTAGGCGTACTCCGAGCAGCCTTCCAGCACGAAGGGATCATCCTTGAAGATATCGCGGAGCTGTTCCTCGCTCTCGGCCTGCGCCACCAGAACGCCGCCCGTGTTGTCCAGCTTGCGCCCGGAGGT comes from the Deinococcus sp. AJ005 genome and includes:
- a CDS encoding YciI family protein gives rise to the protein MPTLWIIESRYTKSGDELAAVTPRHREWLDQHYRSGVFLTSGRKLDNTGGVLVAQAESEEQLRDIFKDDPFVLEGCSEYAYTPFTPVKRGRALELEGVVLVE